The genomic window gagcagagaatAAGGACAAGACACAGGCAGGCCTCTAGTGTCTCACTTGTACCCAACATTCAAATAAACATGAAGGCTGATTAACACATGACAATGAGTTAAGTGTCTTCAAAAGTGCCACAGTCATTATTTCATGGTAATTATGCATTTAAAGTCTACAGCATGAGATCTTGCTTTATGTCATATTACAGTGTATTATGTACTGGGATAACTTTCTAACCTTATCTGTCCTTGGACCTGCTGATGCAATGTCAAATTATAGTGCATTTGGCAACAAAAGTTATGAAGAACTTTGAAGCCAACTTCAAAATCTTGGATTGGTTAAGACTGATCTACTAAATGCGTTAATAATAGTTTAATTATCTAAGTGTGTTTTACACATGGGTAAACCTCAGGTTGACTGTCAGGAAAACTACTCATAACACAAGATTACCTAAAAAAATACCTTTCAACTATTCCAAGACTCAGCAATGTGGCAGTTTCCTTATTACTTTAGCCAAATTGGGGACAGTTTGAAAAAGGTGATGCCACATTGCAGAGTTTGTCCACTgacattaaaaatcaaaacaagaacTTCCCTTTAACCTTATAAGCAGGTGTGAAGAATCAAAAAGGGATAATTCACTCTGACAAGCCATCACAAGCAGCAAAAAGACAGGTACTACCCCATGTCATGTCTGAGAAGGCCACACACTGAAAGTGTTGGAACTTCCGTCTTCGTCCTTCAGAACAGACTTCAGTCAGGGTTCAAACGGAGACCTCGACCAGCAGAGCCCAAGGTCCCTAGATATGTGAATCGAATtagattgttttttaaattgactCAAGTAATATCAACTAAGCATCTATTCAAATGAACTTTATTAGAACTCCCttaatttgacatgtttttaaaacacCTCACAAACATCAAAGAGCTACTGGGAACCATTGGACACACCACTCCACGTTCTCACACTAGCACTCGCGTCCCCCAGAGTCTTCAGCAGGTGTCATCCACATCAAGTACATACTTACAGATCAGTTCAATAACATGAAAGCACACACCATACAGCATTCAAATCAGATAATATAAGCAAtacaaataatcacaacattccactacattttgatatttctgCATTTGATCGACATACTTAAGAGTAAGGAAAAACTtgcaaagattaaaaaaaaatcttgaagtACTAATTAAAGAATGTCCATGTTAGAGGAGGCGCTCGTAGCATCTGCAGCTTCcactcacacactcagaaaGCAGTCAAATTGGGCTCTTTCACCGCACAACCAGTCCGTTTCACGCGTCTCTCCGTTCGCTCACTCATCGCTTCACTCTTCGCCACAAGCCATCCTCAATCGCACTCATCAGTTCTTAAAATGTCAGTTGCGCAGTTCtctccattttttaaaagtggataaaagtgaaaacaccCACCGTCTCTTAGAACATGCGGAGTGAAGCCGTTCTTTGATGGCATAGCATTTACAGGTGGGAAGAGGGAGAATGATACCGATATCACCCCAAGAATGCTGCCAAAGAGGAGCTTCCTCACAGGAAAATGGAAGAGAGGTGAACTGCAGAAGAGATTTCAATGAAGGCTTTTCCACAGAACTTGACTGCAAATAAAGTTGCACTTAAAACATTTAGGTTTCAACCAGATTCTTCCCAATGCAAGATTGCCTTTTAAAGTAGATGACAAAGCCGGATAATGGTGAACCACAAACATTCATGCAGTTTCAAAATGATTATATCACATTTCACAATACATGCATTAGAGAATCCAGTTGAAATGGATACAAACAAATGAGACATCAAAAATAGCACTTTAGTCAGACATCCTGGTAAACAATTCACTTCAACACTTTCTAAATTAAATCTTTagcatttttttccaaatgtacAAAACATCTTCCACAAAAGTGTTAAGTTTTCAGATACGCATTAACACCAGAAATAAATTTTGAAAAGACTCATCTTTCTCACAATACTTACCATACAAACACTTAACTTACATACCCCACCCAGATGACTTTGACTCCATACTGGACCCAAAACCTGAACTAAACCCACTACCGCTGGTTGTAGAGTTTGACCCTGTTCCCCAGCCAAGACTGGCTGAGCTGGTGCCGTAGTTGCTGTTGCCTGTACTGAAAGACTGACTCTGGTCTCTACTAGAGCTTGTTCCGCTGGAGGTGCTGCCTGAGGTGGATGTCTGCTGCTGGCTAGCCAGCATGCCCATCATCCCCCAACTACTTTGCAGAGCAGCTTGAGCAGCAGCCATCATAGCAGGGTTCAGACTAAAGGAACCAAAATTTGCCAGACTACTGTTAGTGCTGCTTCCTAACCCACTACGGCTGCTACCAAATGCTTGAGCTCCAAAACCATTCCCAAACCGCGCTGTACGATCAAACTGCCTATTGCCATGTTTGGGTTCAGCATTTGAGATGTGAACGCTGACGCCTTTGACAATAAGGTCCTCTCCACAGAGACCCTGGGCAACCTGTGAGGAAGAAGACATGAATCAGATCAGCTGAGCACGAGTACTGCTCAAACAGGAAGCCAATTTCTACATGTTCCATACTATACCTGATCATCTGCAAATGTGACAAAGGCAAAAGCACGGAATGGTTTGGGGATGAAGACATCTGTGACTTCTCCATACTGCATAAAGAACTGTCGTAGGTCGTCTGTGGTCATGTCCTCTGTGCAACGGCCTACAAACACTTTCCGGCTCCTCAGAGGCTCATCCGGAccctgctgtgaaaaaaaaaccaagagGTTATATGGTGTTAAAAACACCGTTAACACTGTGTTCATTCACATGGTGTGTGGGTTTATGCATGGACATTACCATATTCACCTTCGAGTTAGGGAGCTTGCAGTCGCACCATCTCCCGTCAATCATATGGCGCTGGGAGATTACTTTTTCTTGAGCCTCATACTCTGTGAACCTCACAAAGCCGAATCCTTTAGAGTTTCCAGTCTTGGCATCTCGTTTAAcctgaaggaagaaaaaaaaatccaacgTTGAAGGTCATtcgtcaacacacacacaacccaatgtaaatatgcaatatgtaatttattaaatattatgaATGTTATACCTGAACCATGATGACTTCTCCAAAAGTGCTAAAGTAGTCTTTCAGGTCCTGCTCAGTTGTTTTCCAAGGAAGACCCAATACGATCAGATCAGATGTCTTCATATCCCCTCTcttcattttcacagcagaggaGGCATCAATTTCTTCCATCTTCCTTTTGTTGTCTAAAGTGTGATCAACACAGAgaaattaattgtattttaacCAGACAAACAGCCATCAGATATGACTTTTTGTTTAGAAAAACTGGCCAAGAACAGCAGACTACATATTCCAAGAACAAACTTCCATTTACACTGTCagcaaaatatcaatatttttctaatgtttctgttgttcctcaaataaattatttttgcagTAAGTGTATTGTGGCCACTTCTCCAGGGAACTTAGTCAAAGGTGGGTATTAACACTCATCTTAAATAATTCACTGAATTTTGATGATCATACAGTTGTTTAGCAGCtacactcagttgccagtttaggTACATCtggctaaaactaatgcagacttatttaacagtttcaaaatacactgaaaaataaaaataataaaaataaactaaaagtttaatgttacaCTTTTGTTTGAACTGTTTTAGAGATGTTGATTCAACTTTGGTCATTTTTGAAGTCCAAATTCTGTAGTGCTGTTGAGTTGGATTGCATTACATTGAGGtgtaaaaatgcaattaattatcattttcattattacttAATCTGCCAGAAAATATTGGGAagtgcccatcacaatttcaaAAAGCCCAGGTTGCCATactgaaatattgatttgtCTGACTtaacagtccaaaccccaaacTTATTTAGTTATTCATCATATTTGACAATGACATGCTTCAAATACTTacaattgagaagctggaaccaatgAATGTTTGCTTAATTGCTTATCAAAATTACTAGTGATTGTCGCACATCAAATTgattatttcagctctaatgaGTTAAGCTAAGTGAGATGGATTATATATTAGAAACACTTCATTATAACACAATATGATTCAGTAGCACCACAATTTACATCCTCCAGAATGAGCCTCAAGTTCAATCAATACCTCTATGACagttttatgaaaatattgatagAGCTTTAATTTGATGCAGGGTTGCTGCATTAGATTTAGTTAggtttatagaaataaaaacaggcaACTAAGTGTAAACAAAAGAGCTAATTTTGTGAATGGCTTTAGCGCCTCAAAGCACTCATTTGTGGGCGTGGGTAAACTACGCGTCATGTCATTCTCGTCTATTTTCAGCGTGCTGAAGCTAAGCTACATCATGAATTATAAATAACGTTACCTCTGGTTGTCCTATCATAAAAGTATTggaatagtgttttttttttttttaaagtgtctttGCGTACCTTTTGGATAGTTCACCACATACACGACGTTCCCCCATCCGTTCTCTGGAGCGTGTAGGACCCCTTCCACTAGACGCACTCCCCGCATGCACTGAGACACGGGGCTCCTGAACCGCAGGCCGCACGCCCCTGGAAACTGAGCTGCCACCGTTGAGAGCAGGACAGTGCCGTCATCCTCCGACGGGATCTCCATGGGCtcctcattttcctcctctgccacTCGAATGTACACTTCGgccattttccacaaaaaaagaaaacttctcGCTCGAATCTAAAcagtgctaatgttagcagttGTAGTGCAGCTAACCTTAGCTGATGTTGCTAACAGGACTGAATGAGTCGGGCTAATAGGTTAGTTAAATTTTCAGGCAAGTACGccttaaataaaattaaatatcaaaaaaatgCCTTTACGGTGCgtttacatttaaattagtCCATAAACAATACTTAGCTGCGATTTCGCTAACGAGAGTGCATCGGCCTCACTGTTCCTTTGTTCGTTGGGACCAGACGGGGAGATCTGTGTCGTCAACACCGGACGACGACCGAGCAAATGTGCCTCTTAAAGAAAACTGCGTATGGTTCCCCACTAACTAATCCGACAAAAAAACGATTCCTTCAAAAACGCATACGCTCACCAAAGAGGTCAGACGGAGTCAACAAAAAAAGGCTTGTCTGACCTCAAAATGCAAACTAAGAAATACAGCTTAGAGGAATATTTCTTCACACGAGGCGAAAAACTGAAGCCACCATGTAAGGCCTTCGAAAATGGCATTATCTAAGCGAAGGAGGAAATACGTCATTAGATTGGGCGGGTTCATTTTATGGCGGTTAACCCTTAAAAGTGTTTGTCGTTAAAATAGGCAGTAACAAGTCATTTGGAAGcctaacattttaaaaaacgaTATTTTTAATACAGTATGCGCTTAATTTTATACAACGTGTAAAACTGTCTGAGAAATAGAATTGTTgctaaattatttaattttactgCCCCCCTCCCGTAACGGAATATAGGAGGCCCAACCAGCGGCTTCCGTTCGTTGCTATTCTACATTGGATCGCCTTTTTCCCCCCACCCGCCTTAATCGAAGACCCGCCCTATTcttcctctgattggctagtactcgttgccttccTTGCTTTGATTGGTTAAATTTAGTTATGAGGAGTGAGCTTGTTATGCTTGAAAGatcacagccaatcagaggcagagtaggggcggGTCTCTCCAGAATGCGggtggggaaaaaacaacaccGTTGGATCCACGGTTAGAAAGAGATGGCAAGATGGCGGTCCAGCTCAGCTAtattaactttaaaataaacaaataacacGTAAAAATTTTTGGACTGCATTCCATGAAGTGAAATGTCTCGGATAACAATTTATAATCTTCTACATTTACCTATATCGTATTATGATCACCATTATATCGACTCAACGGCCGCGGTGTTTGAGAACAAGCTGCCTGCcaggaaaatatgtttatgtaaacAGTCATTGCTGTGCTGCTGAGTCAGCCGTTTTGGTCAGTTAGTTTTATCTGAAAAGAAGACAACTTGATATGTAAGAGTTACCATCAGACAACATTTTGCTATTGTCACAGGATTCCCAGTAATGTGCAGAAGTGGCAGAAGTATTTGTTCAAGGGTTACGTTATGGGTTACAGGACTTCAGGACGGTTTGCAGTAACGTCCTGTTAGAAATCGGTTAAGTGGTTGATTTGGGGATTTTATCAATTTAACGGTCTAAAAACGTTATCCGGTCATCTATATTGGTTAAACATTGGTTAATGTTCCAATGCCATGAACGATTAACTGTTAAGGCATCCTGAAAATATTTAATGGCTGAGCTGTACCTTAATGgaaatctaaattaaaaatagACAGATGTTATCTGCAAATACTTTAAAGTGCAGCTTTTCTGACAATCATAAACTTTGTTGTAAAAATATATGGTAGTAAAATATGTGAGTTGTTTAGGCCTGAGTAGAAACCAACACTACCAAACAAATCATCTACAAAACTGGAGTTACTAGTATGGATGAGTTAGGCCTGAACAAAATTAAATGAGCTGACAAAGTGTTTTATGAGAAATTGAGAAAGCCCGGCCACAACTATTTGGCCTTCTCAGAATCTATAAGTCAATTTATACAATATGCTTGGAATAAACTGGTACTATCTATTGACTACAAAGACGGCACATCAAAAAGATCAAGAGGTTAAGTTTGGGCTACATCAGCCAATCATacattcaaaaaaacattttggattCAACTCAACAACAAGAGCGATCTCAAACAgctttttattacattttccaaTCAATAACAGTACAATTTAGTACAGTATCTATCTTGCATCCAGCTCACCGTGGAACACCAACagactgaaatgaaatacaaaaagtgaaaaggTACATAAGGGTGCAGAGCTCTATAATATTAATGGAAAGAGAAAAGGGAATCCATCTCAGTTGAATTGCATTTTCACTTGTGGCCACACACGAATACATCACATTTATTGTACATCATcgcagaaaaaagaaaagtgaaaatatgtcACAACGTTAACAAAAGTGCTTCTGTATACAGTGAAATGTTGTCATTCAGATGCTCTGATTTTCAATTtaagaccaagaaaaaaaaatgtacaaaagttTTAGTATGGACAGTTTGTGAGGATGTTTTTGTTCCATTGAGTGTGAAGAtttgaaggagagaaaaggactTGTCAAGGATAGAATTCTCACAAtgattgttataattattacaAAAATTGGCATCAATAGAACTGGTAAGCATAATTTACACTAAGTATGCAGTCAATATTAAGTCTTTCTCCATTCTTGCTCACTCTGGTGCATAGCGTTACCAGTATTAGTACATGATGTATGCAGAGTTTCAGCCAAAAAAAATTGGCTTCTATTAAGTTCAATCAATAGGTTACTCTCCTTTtcagaaaccaaaaaaaaaaaaaaaaaaaaaatctaggaTTTTTTGCACCATTGAAAGCAAGTCTACAGCATGCACATCTAAATTAACTCATGGCAGACAAAATTAAATGTCTTAACTTAAAACATCAGACCATTATTTTCAGACATTGATTTGTACATTTCATTCACAGAGTTGCAACTGCAGTCCCAAGCAAAGGAAGTGTCTATTTAGTCAGGTGAGGTGTTTCACTCAAAGTGGATACTAAACACAATCCCCCCCATCCATATAATAAAATCCAGCCATGCCCCAATTATCTCAGCACCTACCTTGCTACCCCACCCCTTCCCACCCAAAAGGCATGTACAAGAATTAAGGGGGTTAACTGGTTAAGTTACTCGTAATAACTCCTTTTGTACTGGAATGAGCATTCATAACTTATAGCATGTGCTTGGTTAGTTAACATAGTATTAGTTGAGAGGCAAAGCTTCTTCATGTGCAAAGGCtgtgatgaaacaaaaacagctaGTATATAAATACATCATGGACATTTTGAAAGCTGCTCGTGTAATATGATCCAagcttttttttacttctgcatgttttctctcatctgttttatatgatttaaCCGGATTAGAAAGACAAAGCTGTAATTCAAACATATCTAAAACCACTaaagaaatatgacaaaaaagaaagccaTCAAGAATAACAAACCATCAGAATagaattctttaaaaaaaaaaaaaaaaaaaaaaaaaaaaaaaaagttaaataatttGTACAATTACACTCCAACATTTGCTTTCAAGACGCACACATTTGCATGGGAtgatagtgttgtttttttctttcaaggtAACATAAAATGGTCCAAGAAGGAATGCACAAGTTTCTGATTTGATACCACAGGAGATCCTTTCTTAACTAGGTGATAAACAATTGTGCTCTTCTTTGTGTAGGAAAGGCATTGGTTTCCCTTCGTTTTTGTGGTGTCCAAGTCAGTTTAAACAGTGTTGAAGAAGATGCTGTGAACATTCTGAAGTTGTAATGGTCTTCCAGTCAACTTTGGAGTTAAAAGAACATCTGGGAAACAAAGAGACTTAAATTTAGAATTTAACGAACCTATCCTGATCTAACATTTTGCTGATTTAACCTCTTGTCAAGTGTAAATTTAAGACTGTAATTGGAAAAGTCAGACTGAACAAAAAGCTACGTAATCACACAGATTGACTTAAGAATGTAGGGAGGGGGCTACTGTTCAATGTATATCTACAACTAGGCTGCAAAGTGAGTTTacgtttattttttcttcaccaAATCATATACTCCAGTTCTCTCTAGGGAATTCAGTGTAAAAGTAtaacaaaacatacagtttCTACATTTTATGCCAGCAAAAGCtgttctgtttcatgttttaaagaaGTACTTTAATCTGAGTGAAGTtgtggaatgttttttttcctctgtgggaTAACTGTCAATTGTAAGAGGTTGAAAATGACTGAGGTGCACCAATTGACCAATAATAAATGCACCATCtccaaaatcttaaaaaaaacaaaacaaaaaaaacagcttaacAAATACTAGATACAGCTACCCTCCTGATGTTTGTCTACTGAAAATGTAGAGAGGAGAATGTTGATTTCACAGgtcaaaagaaaaagcaaagatcCATTCAAGCTAGCAGCACAGCGAAAGActaacaaacagaaagacatttaATTGGACACACAACTCTCGAAGCTACAAGCGGACACAAGTAGTGCAAGAGCACACTGGTGACCACTCCAGCCAAGAAAAAGATGAGGCTACAGCAAAAGTGCAACTACGGGTTTTGCTAGGAACAGCCTTTGGTGCGGATgtaagaaaatgtgaaacaattaaaaagaaatgtaaccTTCAGGCTTCAATTCCAGATCTTCAGAAAACTGTCCCAGGATCCTGTTGCAACTGCCATGCCATCATCAGTAACACCCAGGCAGCTAACACGGTTGTCATGTCCAGCCAACACACCTAGAAGAGTAGCACAGTTGTAATTTAGTCTACAGGGCTAAAAACAAGCAAGTAAACAGGTTAATGATATTGAACATTAATATCTATTTGTGTTCAGTATATGTAGCCATCTTACATCTTATTATTCACCCAAGATTATTTTTGTAACATGAAGGAAAAGGGTTTAGTTATTCGACTGCATGCTTCAACTACTAACCAGCACGGTCAGCTTTTAGTGTGTCCCACACGTTACAGTTGAAGTCATCATATCCCGCCAGAAGAAGACGGCCACTCTTCGAGAATGCAACAGAGGTGATGCCACATATGATATTGTCATGAGAGTAGATCATTAATTCCTGATCAGCACGCAGGTCAAACAGCCTGCAGGTGGCATCATCAGAGCCCGTGGCAAAGGCGTTGCCGTTAGGGAAGAACTGAAAATTATAGAAGAGAAATCAATCATTAATGTACAATGAAGGAATA from Thunnus maccoyii chromosome 3, fThuMac1.1, whole genome shotgun sequence includes these protein-coding regions:
- the tardbpb gene encoding TAR DNA-binding protein 43 isoform X2; amino-acid sequence: MAEVYIRVAEEENEEPMEIPSEDDGTVLLSTVAAQFPGACGLRFRSPVSQCMRGVRLVEGVLHAPENGWGNVVYVVNYPKDNKRKMEEIDASSAVKMKRGDMKTSDLIVLGLPWKTTEQDLKDYFSTFGEVIMVQVKRDAKTGNSKGFGFVRFTEYEAQEKVISQRHMIDGRWCDCKLPNSKVNMGPDEPLRSRKVFVGRCTEDMTTDDLRQFFMQYGEVTDVFIPKPFRAFAFVTFADDQVAQGLCGEDLIVKGVSVHISNAEPKHGNRQFDRTARFGNGFGAQAFGSSRSGLGSSTNSSLANFGSFSLNPAMMAAAQAALQSSWGMMGMLASQQQTSTSGSTSSGTSSSRDQSQSFSTGNSNYGTSSASLGWGTGSNSTTSGSGFSSGFGSSMESKSSGWGM
- the tardbpb gene encoding TAR DNA-binding protein 43 isoform X1, which translates into the protein MAEVYIRVAEEENEEPMEIPSEDDGTVLLSTVAAQFPGACGLRFRSPVSQCMRGVRLVEGVLHAPENGWGNVVYVVNYPKDNKRKMEEIDASSAVKMKRGDMKTSDLIVLGLPWKTTEQDLKDYFSTFGEVIMVQVKRDAKTGNSKGFGFVRFTEYEAQEKVISQRHMIDGRWCDCKLPNSKVNMQGPDEPLRSRKVFVGRCTEDMTTDDLRQFFMQYGEVTDVFIPKPFRAFAFVTFADDQVAQGLCGEDLIVKGVSVHISNAEPKHGNRQFDRTARFGNGFGAQAFGSSRSGLGSSTNSSLANFGSFSLNPAMMAAAQAALQSSWGMMGMLASQQQTSTSGSTSSGTSSSRDQSQSFSTGNSNYGTSSASLGWGTGSNSTTSGSGFSSGFGSSMESKSSGWGM
- the tardbpb gene encoding TAR DNA-binding protein 43 isoform X3 produces the protein MAEVYIRVAEEENEEPMEIPSEDDGTVLLSTVAAQFPGACGLRFRSPVSQCMRGVRLVEGVLHAPENGWGNVVYVVNYPKDNKRKMEEIDASSAVKMKRGDMKTSDLIVLGLPWKTTEQDLKDYFSTFGEVIMVQVKRDAKTGNSKGFGFVRFTEYEAQEKVISQRHMIDGRWCDCKLPNSKQGPDEPLRSRKVFVGRCTEDMTTDDLRQFFMQYGEVTDVFIPKPFRAFAFVTFADDQVAQGLCGEDLIVKGVSVHISNAEPKHGNRQFDRTARFGNGFGAQAFGSSRSGLGSSTNSSLANFGSFSLNPAMMAAAQAALQSSWGMMGMLASQQQTSTSGSTSSGTSSSRDQSQSFSTGNSNYGTSSASLGWGTGSNSTTSGSGFSSGFGSSMESKSSGWGM
- the tardbpb gene encoding TAR DNA-binding protein 43 isoform X4, giving the protein MAEVYIRVAEEENEEPMEIPSEDDGTVLLSTVAAQFPGACGLRFRSPVSQCMRGVRLVEGVLHAPENGWGNVVYVVNYPKDNKRKMEEIDASSAVKMKRGDMKTSDLIVLGLPWKTTEQDLKDYFSTFGEVIMVQVKRDAKTGNSKGFGFVRFTEYEAQEKVISQRHMIDGRWCDCKLPNSKGPDEPLRSRKVFVGRCTEDMTTDDLRQFFMQYGEVTDVFIPKPFRAFAFVTFADDQVAQGLCGEDLIVKGVSVHISNAEPKHGNRQFDRTARFGNGFGAQAFGSSRSGLGSSTNSSLANFGSFSLNPAMMAAAQAALQSSWGMMGMLASQQQTSTSGSTSSGTSSSRDQSQSFSTGNSNYGTSSASLGWGTGSNSTTSGSGFSSGFGSSMESKSSGWGM